One part of the Microcoleus sp. FACHB-672 genome encodes these proteins:
- a CDS encoding methyltransferase, giving the protein MSQSNPIPNSNETPAPMAMMQMISSRWVSQPLYVAAQLGIADLLKDGPKTIDELANATGTHAPSLYRLLRALASVSIFAEGEDGRFELTPLASCLQTGVEGSVGAMAIMFAQEWHSRPWEHLLESVKTGKTAFELVYGKKAFEYLAQNPEAGKIFDNAMTGITVTHNTAIAAAYDFSSISKLADIAGGHGGLIAAILNANPKMEGILFDQPHVIAGALPLLESQGVASRCKLIAGNFFESVPAGCDGYILKSIIHDWDDEEALAILKNCRKAMIGKNSKLLLVENVIPAGNEASMSKLVDLEMLVMAGGRERTEAEYRTLLGAAGFELTNIVPTQMPVSVIESVSS; this is encoded by the coding sequence ATGTCCCAAAGCAACCCGATACCAAACTCGAATGAAACACCGGCACCAATGGCGATGATGCAGATGATCTCTAGCCGCTGGGTGTCACAACCGCTTTACGTTGCCGCACAACTCGGCATTGCTGATCTGTTGAAAGATGGCCCTAAAACCATTGATGAGCTTGCAAATGCCACCGGCACCCATGCGCCATCCCTCTATCGTTTGCTCCGTGCCCTCGCCAGTGTGAGTATTTTTGCTGAGGGGGAGGATGGCCGGTTTGAACTCACCCCCCTCGCCAGCTGCTTGCAAACTGGGGTTGAGGGTTCCGTGGGTGCGATGGCAATCATGTTCGCCCAGGAGTGGCACTCGCGTCCTTGGGAGCATCTGCTTGAAAGTGTAAAAACCGGCAAAACGGCTTTTGAACTTGTCTATGGCAAGAAGGCATTCGAGTATTTGGCACAGAACCCCGAAGCCGGGAAGATTTTCGACAACGCAATGACCGGCATTACGGTAACGCATAATACTGCTATTGCCGCCGCCTATGACTTTTCTTCTATTAGCAAACTTGCAGATATTGCTGGAGGTCATGGCGGTTTAATCGCTGCAATTCTTAATGCTAACCCCAAAATGGAAGGGATTTTATTTGACCAGCCACACGTGATTGCCGGTGCCTTGCCCTTGCTCGAATCTCAAGGTGTTGCCAGTCGCTGCAAACTGATTGCCGGGAACTTTTTTGAGTCTGTTCCTGCCGGCTGTGATGGCTATATTCTCAAAAGCATTATCCACGATTGGGATGATGAAGAAGCTTTGGCAATTCTCAAAAATTGCCGCAAAGCCATGATCGGGAAAAATAGCAAACTGCTGTTGGTGGAGAACGTCATTCCTGCTGGTAATGAAGCTTCGATGAGCAAGCTAGTTGACTTAGAAATGCTAGTAATGGCTGGGGGTCGGGAACGCACTGAAGCTGAGTATCGCACACTGTTGGGAGCAGCCGGTTTCGAGTTAACCAACATCGTCCCGACTCAAATGCCGGTAAGTGTAATAGAGTCCGTGTCGAGCTAG
- a CDS encoding TVP38/TMEM64 family protein, protein MMENPNPREGNSKRSQAIFKVILAIVFVAGLIFAAQYLGVRERLLDALEWIRGLGIWGAGIFIMIYILATVLFLPGSILTLGAGAIFGVFWGSVWVSIAATLGATAAFFVGRYLARGWVERQIAGNEKFKAIDEAVAGEGWKIVGLTRLSPIFPFNLLNYAFGVTQVSLKDYFFASWIGMMPGTVMYVYLGSVAKDLATIGTQEQPATPAQWILRLVGLIATVAVSVYVTRIAKQALAGKSSEG, encoded by the coding sequence ATGATGGAGAACCCAAATCCAAGAGAAGGAAATTCAAAAAGAAGCCAAGCTATTTTTAAAGTTATTTTGGCGATCGTGTTTGTGGCTGGGTTGATTTTTGCGGCTCAATATTTGGGTGTGCGAGAACGGTTGCTCGATGCTTTGGAGTGGATTCGCGGTTTGGGCATTTGGGGTGCGGGGATATTTATTATGATTTATATCCTGGCTACGGTGCTGTTTTTACCGGGTTCTATTTTGACGTTGGGTGCCGGTGCGATATTTGGAGTGTTTTGGGGTTCTGTATGGGTATCGATTGCAGCGACATTGGGCGCGACTGCTGCTTTTTTTGTGGGACGATATTTGGCGAGGGGTTGGGTTGAGCGACAGATTGCCGGCAATGAAAAGTTTAAAGCAATTGATGAAGCGGTTGCCGGCGAGGGATGGAAAATTGTGGGTTTAACGCGATTGTCTCCTATTTTTCCTTTTAATCTATTAAATTATGCCTTTGGTGTGACTCAAGTTTCTTTAAAAGATTACTTTTTTGCATCTTGGATTGGAATGATGCCGGGAACAGTTATGTATGTTTATTTGGGTTCTGTCGCGAAAGATTTGGCTACGATTGGAACCCAGGAACAACCGGCTACACCGGCACAGTGGATTTTGCGGCTAGTTGGATTAATTGCGACGGTGGCAGTCAGCGTTTATGTAACACGCATTGCTAAACAAGCTTTAGCGGGTAAAAGTAGTGAGGGATGA
- a CDS encoding inorganic phosphate transporter, whose product MLLAVLFFATFFLAYSNGANDNFKGVATLFGSQTANYKTAIGWATITTFAGSVFSIFLAQTLIKSFSGKGLVPDVIADTSDFHIAVAFAAGLTVILATVTGFPISTTHGLTGALVGAGLRAIGTQVNFTALQKTFLLPLLLSPIVAIALGTFIYGLFRYLRIYLGIEKEWCVCVGETQQVIPIPQPDAANVLQCVTTTDIAVDSQEKCTQRYTGNFLSLNSQKLVDTCHYLSAGVVSFARGLNDTPKIVSLMLVGEALSMQWGSLAVALGMAVGGLLNAQKVAETMSKKITKMNAGQGFSANLVTGFLVIAASRYGLPVSTTHVSVGSIFGVGLISRKANARVFYQILLSWILTLPIAALLSASIYWGLQR is encoded by the coding sequence ATGCTATTGGCTGTCCTATTTTTTGCAACGTTTTTTTTAGCTTATTCCAATGGTGCAAACGATAACTTTAAAGGTGTGGCAACTTTATTTGGTAGCCAGACAGCCAATTATAAGACAGCCATTGGTTGGGCGACGATCACAACTTTTGCCGGCTCAGTTTTTTCGATTTTTCTAGCACAAACACTGATTAAAAGTTTTTCTGGCAAAGGACTGGTGCCGGATGTGATCGCCGATACCTCAGATTTTCATATAGCCGTTGCGTTTGCGGCGGGTTTGACTGTGATCCTTGCCACCGTGACAGGATTTCCGATTTCCACCACCCACGGACTTACAGGCGCGCTTGTGGGTGCCGGTTTGAGGGCAATTGGCACTCAAGTTAATTTTACCGCACTCCAGAAAACCTTTTTATTGCCTTTGTTGCTGAGTCCAATCGTTGCGATTGCTTTAGGAACTTTCATTTATGGTTTGTTTCGCTACCTGCGAATTTATTTAGGGATAGAGAAAGAATGGTGTGTCTGTGTGGGGGAAACTCAACAGGTGATTCCGATTCCCCAGCCTGATGCGGCGAATGTGCTTCAGTGTGTGACGACGACTGATATTGCTGTTGATTCTCAAGAGAAATGCACGCAAAGATATACGGGAAATTTTCTCAGCCTTAATAGTCAAAAATTGGTTGATACTTGCCATTATTTGAGTGCGGGAGTGGTCAGTTTTGCCCGAGGTTTGAATGATACTCCGAAGATTGTTTCATTGATGCTGGTAGGGGAAGCGCTTTCGATGCAGTGGGGAAGTCTAGCAGTCGCTTTGGGAATGGCCGTGGGCGGTTTGCTGAATGCTCAAAAAGTGGCCGAAACCATGAGCAAAAAAATTACAAAAATGAATGCCGGCCAGGGATTTTCAGCCAATTTAGTGACGGGATTTCTGGTGATTGCTGCCAGCCGGTATGGACTGCCGGTTTCTACAACTCATGTGTCTGTTGGCTCTATTTTTGGAGTGGGATTGATTTCCCGGAAAGCAAACGCTCGGGTTTTCTATCAAATTTTACTATCATGGATTTTGACGTTACCCATTGCTGCTTTATTAAGTGCTAGTATTTATTGGGGATTGCAGCGTTAA
- the arsS gene encoding arsenosugar biosynthesis radical SAM (seleno)protein ArsS (Some members of this family are selenoproteins.): MVKITKLQPNSVVTPFEKKLESPLTKQEITVLQVNLGKRCNLACTHCHVEAGPKRTEELSPEICEQLIEIIRRFPQIKTVDLTGGAPEMNYGFKPLVEAARLEGKEVIIRSNLTIYFEPGFEEIPAYCAEHRLRIVASLPCYLQDNVDKMRGAGVYDASIRAIQWLNRLGYGDNPNLILDLVYNPTIPSSPEKFSLPPAQGKLEQDYKRFLQEHFNISFNQLFTITNLPIGRTKFHLEHKQLLKPYLSFLEESFNSDTVERLMCRNELSIDYLGNVYDCDFNQMERLPARTAAGEVVTVAKLLEAGTLDLIEEIRTASYCYGCTAGSGSSCGGALI; this comes from the coding sequence ATGGTGAAAATAACAAAATTACAGCCCAATTCAGTAGTAACTCCTTTTGAAAAAAAACTAGAATCACCTTTAACGAAGCAGGAAATTACAGTTTTACAAGTTAATTTAGGCAAACGCTGTAACCTCGCTTGTACTCATTGTCATGTGGAAGCCGGCCCAAAACGGACAGAAGAACTTTCTCCGGAAATTTGTGAGCAGTTGATTGAGATTATTCGGCGGTTTCCCCAAATAAAAACTGTCGATCTGACTGGCGGTGCACCTGAGATGAATTACGGGTTTAAACCGCTAGTGGAAGCTGCGCGGTTGGAAGGCAAGGAAGTAATTATTCGCTCAAATTTAACGATTTATTTTGAGCCTGGGTTTGAGGAGATTCCAGCATATTGTGCTGAACACCGGCTGAGAATTGTTGCGTCTCTTCCCTGTTATTTACAAGATAATGTTGATAAGATGCGGGGTGCCGGTGTTTATGATGCTTCGATTCGGGCAATTCAATGGCTAAACCGGCTCGGTTACGGTGACAATCCAAATTTGATTTTGGATTTGGTTTATAATCCGACCATTCCTAGTTCTCCCGAAAAGTTTTCTCTGCCGCCGGCTCAGGGTAAGCTTGAGCAGGATTACAAAAGGTTCCTGCAAGAACATTTTAACATATCCTTTAATCAGCTTTTTACGATTACGAATTTGCCCATTGGTAGAACGAAGTTTCATTTAGAACACAAGCAACTTCTTAAGCCTTATCTGAGTTTTCTAGAAGAAAGTTTTAATTCTGATACGGTTGAGCGTTTGATGTGCCGCAATGAACTTTCGATTGACTATTTAGGAAATGTTTATGATTGCGATTTCAATCAAATGGAAAGGCTGCCGGCAAGAACTGCTGCCGGAGAGGTTGTAACGGTGGCGAAGCTTCTGGAAGCGGGGACATTGGATTTGATTGAAGAAATTAGGACGGCATCTTACTGTTATGGTTGTACGGCGGGTTCGGGTTCTAGTTGTGGGGGTGCGTTGATTTAG
- a CDS encoding methyltransferase domain-containing protein, with the protein MTEIATNDLPAPTTAYDVENAVLERYKAGAREAQPALCCPTEYEGGYLEGLPQEIIEKDYGCGDPTRYVKAGETVVDLGSGAGKNCYIIAQKVGSQGQVIGVDFNDEMLGLAKKYQDEIASKLGYSNVSFVKGKIQDLALNLDKVQWWLDKNPVTSIEGIGALEAESARLRMESPLIPDNSVDVVISNCVLNLVRSQDKQQLFQEIYRVLKRGGRAVISDIVCDEDPTPAILNDPELWSGCIAGAFREDEFLEMFEQAGFYGIEILSRQEEPWQVIEGIEFRSLTVRAFKGKDGPCLERNQAVIYKGPWKQVLDDDGHTYERGQRMAVCDKTYKILTDGNGPYHRDMVPVESYQNIPLEEAQAFDCQRTGIRHPQETKGLDYRITVTNEGAACCAPESCC; encoded by the coding sequence ATGACTGAGATTGCAACGAATGATCTGCCGGCACCGACAACCGCTTATGATGTTGAAAATGCTGTTCTAGAACGATACAAAGCGGGTGCCCGTGAAGCACAACCGGCTCTCTGTTGCCCCACAGAATACGAAGGCGGTTATCTGGAAGGCTTGCCGCAAGAAATCATTGAAAAGGATTACGGCTGTGGTGATCCAACACGCTATGTAAAAGCCGGCGAAACAGTGGTAGACCTCGGTTCGGGGGCTGGAAAAAATTGCTATATCATAGCCCAAAAAGTCGGATCTCAAGGCCAAGTGATTGGAGTTGATTTTAATGACGAGATGCTGGGTTTGGCAAAAAAATATCAAGATGAAATCGCCAGCAAATTAGGATACAGCAATGTTTCTTTTGTCAAGGGAAAAATTCAAGATCTTGCATTAAATTTAGACAAAGTTCAGTGGTGGTTAGATAAAAATCCAGTAACCTCCATCGAGGGAATTGGGGCATTGGAAGCCGAATCTGCTCGCCTTCGGATGGAATCGCCGTTAATCCCGGATAACAGTGTTGATGTTGTCATTTCTAATTGTGTGCTGAACTTGGTTCGCTCACAAGATAAGCAACAGTTGTTTCAAGAAATATACCGAGTGCTAAAACGCGGCGGCAGAGCGGTAATTTCTGATATTGTTTGCGACGAAGATCCGACACCGGCAATCTTGAACGATCCGGAATTGTGGAGTGGCTGTATCGCTGGCGCTTTCCGGGAAGATGAATTTCTAGAAATGTTTGAGCAAGCCGGCTTCTATGGAATCGAGATTTTGAGTCGGCAGGAAGAACCTTGGCAAGTGATTGAGGGTATTGAATTTCGTTCCCTTACGGTACGCGCTTTTAAAGGTAAAGACGGCCCTTGCCTAGAGCGCAACCAAGCCGTAATTTATAAAGGCCCGTGGAAACAAGTGCTTGATGATGATGGCCATACCTATGAGCGGGGGCAGCGCATGGCTGTGTGCGACAAGACTTACAAGATATTAACCGATGGCAATGGCCCTTATCACCGCGATATGGTGCCGGTGGAATCCTATCAAAACATTCCCCTGGAAGAAGCTCAAGCCTTTGATTGCCAGCGCACCGGCATCCGTCATCCACAAGAAACCAAAGGATTAGACTATCGCATAACTGTGACGAATGAGGGTGCGGCTTGCTGCGCCCCAGAAAGCTGTTGCTGA